AAATAGATCTATTTCATAGTATAACCTTCATGCCATTAGCAGAAGTCATTATGATTATTCTGATCCTTCCTCTTCTTTTTACCCTGGTTCCTTTGTCATagctaaattttcattttatataaGTTAACACAGATCAAGTCAGATGCCTAGTACCCTAGAATTCCCCTAAAAGAAAGGCTCAACTGAGGCAACAACTTAAGCTTGGCAAGAGACACTGAATTGCGTGTGTAATCGGATGCTTGGCCCTGAGCCAATGACTCGGCTGAAGGTCAAGGCGGATTGGTGCTGAATGGGTCAACGTCAACCGAAACTCAGTGGACTGTGAAGTTGCATTCTCGTCCGAGTCTCGTCCCTTCGGGGCGATCGGGTTGAATGACATGTTTCTGGGACACAAGGAAGCTAAAGCCTAAATATCTCTCTTAATTAGGTGCAAATTATGTGAACAAAGACAGACAGAAATCGAAAGTTATTTTGTGCATCTCAAACTACAAAATCCGAGTAGTAAATTGTAAAACTTGTTTGGGAATAAATTGTGTTAATTGTTTTTGCtgaaaattgaattattttcaTGATTAATATATCAAgtttaatttgcttttaatataTGATAATATTCCTGTATTTCACTCAAGCTTAGTcactttaataattattacattAGTTAGAAAGTCCAATTAAATTGTGACCGCCCAGTGAGCAAGTAATCAAAGTCAGATGGAAACAACTGagaacaacaataacagaCATAAAAACAATGAgatttgaaaaatgttttccttcccCTAAGCGTTTGCTATTATTCTCAGCCACCTTTtgtgcagatacagatacaaactGCGAGGCATTTAAAACCACATTGTGCGGAATACATTTTGACAGGCTTCAGAATCGGCAAAGAGGCCAGAGGTCTTTTGTGCGACAAATAAGTATTCCCATCGGCATCTTCGCATTGCCCGCTACTTCCCCATAGCTCTATTTGTCTGTGTTCAGGGccattgtaaacaaattaagagTTCAGTACGTTCCGATCACAGTGCAAAGTATAGGCTAACGAAGTACTTACAGAACTCTGGCACAcggagaaaaatataaacgGTATTTAAAAGAGATATTATCATGTTTTTTGTTAGATAAGTATAcccataatatttataataaaatgtagATACAAATAATGTTAGTTTTGATAATTTGTACAAAATGCAAAAGCTGCTTAGAGACAGAAGTCGTTGGCCAACTGAACGACTTTGTATTTCCGCGAAATGGGCTTATAGCTAGACATTAGCTTAGTCACTCTCTAGAAATTATATAATCCCATTGGGACTGGTCTATCAAGATCGTATAGGATCTATGCTACCAACCAGTTCCATGAATAATTCATTTCCAGCACTGCGTGAGGAAAGTATTCTGATGAACAACAAGTAAAAGTATTGATAGCATTCTGTTTCAATAATGCAGTTTAAGTCAAGGGCTTATAAGCAAACAAGTGAAGTGTTCAGGTTATTATTTGAAGTCCAAGTCAGTAGTTGGAAGTTACTAAGCCGCAGTTACTAAGCCGCAGCTCCCTCATTATCTTTTGCTGTTCTAGCAGATATACAGAGCATTCCAAAGTCAGGTTTTGCTAACCTGGGCCTGCCTTTTAAGCACACATCCTATTATCTCACTCGAATGTTCAATTAAAGCGtcacaaacatttttttaattagagGCGGCGATATTTCCAGCTTACCTCGTTACGGTTCAAAAGAAGATAAAGAATCTGTGCGACTCAAGGTTCCACAAATAAAGGAAGCAGTAGGAATCTTAAATTGCTAAGCAGGTGTCATTAAATGCAGCAGCTTCTGAGTGgagttattaaatattataattctttGAGGTTTATCTTCGGGCTCATTCATTAATCCCTAATCACAACTGAGCTCCATCTTCATGGCTCATTTGTGGTTGGGCTGTGGGAAGGTTGCCTCTTGGTGAAGTTCATCAGGCTCGAGTCGATGGGTATCTTGCACCTCTGCATCTCAGCTTGCAGGCTATTGCGAAAATAGAATTGcttaattactttttatggcaCTCGCCAGTTGGGCAAACAAGCCAAGAAGTTGCACACAGAAGCCGAAGATGCCGAGGAGAGGGCCCCAAAAGGCAGTCGGTCAGTCAGTCACTGGACCTAAACCACTCGCGTCGCAACTGGCTGCTggatatatgtgtgtatatgtacTCAGATCGGCAAAGTTGAAGATCTCTGCCAGCGCAGGCGTCGTCGTCGGGACTAGGGTTTGCATCTCGTTTCATTTTCCGCGGCTTTAGGCTTTAAAATCGGCGATCGACCGGCGACTTGTCCGCAGTTTACGTTCTCAGCTTCGCGTGGACGGACGTTCAACCAGCTTCAGTCTTAGAATCACTTTTTGGCTACGTTTGTCTTGctaaatattagtttttatatttaatcaatttttattaattttaaaatcaaagccCAAGTGATATTTCTAAAGAAAATGCTCAAGTCCGCGTGCCTTGTGATTGTGCTCCAAGCTCTCTTTCTGGTTCAGGCCGAGACCCGTAAGTTGGAATAGTATGGTGTGTCgtgaaattatttatgaaaaagaaacaaaagaaGGGGAAATTGTATACTGACTGAAGTGCAATATTAAAGACTAAAGTATTGACAtgcaaaaaatttaaataaatatttttgcatcttATATAATcacaaatattcaaataaaatggtGAAAATTTAaggattaaaataataattaatatttttttttatattaaacaatatCAATTACCgtgctgtataaatttattattcttttttttttaacatccaGAAAGTAATGCATATTATCTGCGACGTTTATATTGGTGCAATTTACGATTCCCTCGAACTTTGGATAATAACTTTGTATCTTATTTGCTAAAAGTTCTCTAAACTTTATACCCATGATGAACTATTGATCTGAAAACAACTCAAGATATCAAACTTTGGTTTTCTGAAATTGTGCTGGGTAAAGGTAAAGGTGTTTAAGCACCTATTAGACATGCACAAAGTGCACGCTTATAAGAAATTCACACAAgacaatagaaaatatatcTAATGCTAAGTATCTACAATGATTACTTTGTAAATACTTAAATAGCTCAAACCCAAGGTAGTTCTCATGCCATAAATGATGTAATTTAGAAAATGTCTTATATAAAGATCATTACAAGTACTTTCCAGGGTATTAAACTAACGACTTCCCAATTAACCCGGGCTCAGTGAGTCCCCATCGAGTAGGTGCAATTAGCACTTTCACGCTCGCTGGACTCAGAATGCAATCACATCTTCGGGAATATGTCAAATGTCAAGTTTACCCCTATCTAACCACCTGTCAGTTCCACAAAATAAGCACAATAATGTGTTAATTGCGTGAGGCGACATAGTTTTGTCTGACAAATGAGCAAAGCCAAGCCGAAAAGGGGGACAATGAGCCGACGAGAGTCAACAGAGATTCGCTTCCGCATCGCACTCGAAGAGCTATGGCTTGAATGTAAGCACTCAAAATGCAGAGTTTGAACTAAATccatatttaattaacacaAACCGTGGCCGTTGAACAGCCTTCAACTTGAAATTTTAATCGCTCCCGCTGCAGCTCGCCTTGCCGTCGAATGCCGCTAATTAAATCGCCCAGGCATAATGGTACCTATAATGATAAACCAGCCATAACCACCGGCTGTAGCCGCCAATATGTGTGTCATGTGCCACAGAATTGCGGCCACAACAGGTTCTAGTGCTGCACTTCTCGATCAAGCGACAACCTTGCCATCGaaaacgaaaccgaaaactAAGTCGAAATCGAGATCGAGATCGAGATCTCGATCGCGGTTGGGGCTTCGACTTGAAGGCCACGGTGTCTTGGAGTTGTTTTTTAAGCTCGTCTGCAGAGTCGATGAACtttacaggaattaaatttgCGGTTGATGTTGATCTTATACTTTGTTGACACTTTTGAGTGTTTACCTTCCGACTTTGCAGGGAAAGATCGAGTGCCCGGACTATGGGATGATAGCTGTGCTAAGGAAGAgtttaaacttaaacggcgTTTGCATTGATAGGATcttatagaaatttatttcCGACTTGAAATGcttacaatttaattatttttattacagcTGCCTACATCAAACAATGCCGCAGAGATGACCCCAAGCTGGTAGACTGTTTTATTGGAGCCATTGAACACTTGAAGCCCTACCTGGCCAATGGCATTCCCGAGATCCAAGTGAGTAGTAAACCCCTCCCCTGCATTAGTTTTTGCACTTCTCGTTTGGCTTTCTTTGCTGCGTTTGCTTTGAAAACGAGTTGCAGTTGCATAATATGCAAATCAAATGGAAGTCACTGGGACTTTCCGACTTGCATAATGATTGATTTCGCGGGGGGGAAAGCTGCGGAAGTGGTCACTCTAGGCACAGTGGGGCGGTGCAGGAGAAAAAGTTTACAAATTCCTAATAAATATCCAAACCTTTCCAGCTGCCCTCTGTGGAGCCCTTCAAAATGGATACATTGGCTCTGCAATTGACGGAGGGTCCTCAGGGCTATAAGATCACCCTGAAGAACATGGAGGCCTTTGGGGCCAGCAACTTCCAGGTAAAGTCCCTCAAGCTGAGCGATGGCAACGAGCCCTTCAAGGCCAAGATAGTGATGCCAAAGCTTAAGATCGAGGCCAAGTACACGAGCTCCGGGGTCCTGCTGATCCTGCCTGCCTCCGGCGGAGGCGACTTCCATGCCAATTTCGAGGGCGTCAGTGCGGACCTCACTGGCAAGACCTCGAGACCCGCTGCCAAGGGAGGAAAGTACTTGCACATTGATGCGCTTAGCCTGGTCCTGGATGTGAAGGACGTGAAAATGAGCATTTCTGGTGCCTTCAACAACAACCGAATTTTGCGTGAGTGCAAAATTGATATTTCCTTTTATCGACTAAATTAagtctttattaatttttcgcAGTGGAGGCAACCAATTTGTTTTTACGAGATAACTCACAAATCGTCCTGGAAGCCATGCAGGCTCAGCTGCAAAAGAAATTGGCCAGCGAATTCGGCAAACTGGCCAACCAGCTCCTGAAAAACGTTCCTATCGAGCAGTTCTACGTGGACTAGACCTAGACACTCCCGATCCTAGTTCGCTAATCTAAGCTAAGgttatttaattgtaaatcACTCTCTAATGCTATAAACCAAGTATTAAATTGTATGTGGTGTGAATGTcgttctttaaatttaaaggaagCTACGCTAGCAAATTGATTATTATTCATAAAATCTTGCAAGGATTCACGGAGAGAATTACAATTTTGGGGAGGGATTAAACTCTATTATTATTCGGCCTCAGAATATCAATAAAGTTTGcgaaatgaattaaaaacaatataataacacaatttGGCAGAAATTTACAACTTGTACACAAAAAAtgaatgttttttatttaaatatttaacagtttttaaatattaatatacatTCAGGCTAAACATTGTAATTCTTTTTTagatcaaattaaataataatatttaataaaaatttaaaagaacaaggatatttatttaaaaaatattttaaaattaaaaagtaatcataaacaaatttaataaatacaaaatatattcttaaaataccctttttatggtaatttttgtttaacataGAATTAGGGGATTTTGCTATGTTATATCGAACAATAATTTATACTTCTTATTCATAAGAAATTATAGACAACTTTCACTTTTACGTGTACGTCAAATTTAGATccaaaaagctcattttgctaATCGTAGTAAGCGAATCGTAATTGTTTTAAGTGTACGTCAAATTTAGATccaaaaagctcattttgctaATCGTAAAAAGcgaattgtaatttttttaagtgtacgTTTACGTGTAGTAGCTAGATTTGGCTATATAGCTGAGATTTTTAGCTATATAGCTGGGACGGTTTAGCTATATAGCTAAGACGTTTTAGCTATATAGCTAAGACGAAAATGTTGCAGTAAGCAGTTCATAAAGCAGTTTAGAACTTCCTTACCGACACCGTTTTATCGTATGTATCGTATCGTATCGTATTATTATCGTAGGTAGAGCACATATATCGTATCGTACCGTATTAATAACGTAAGTAGTTCTATTGTTTGAACATAAAAACAAGGTGGCGCTGttgtaaaaactatttcaACAAAGTCTTGGGTCTCCGGGCAAATAGAGGGCGCTTCATACAACGTTTTTGAAATGTGATGAACTTTTGAGAGCTACCAAAAGATGGCGGCAAGTGCAACAATTTAGAAATACATTTGGTGTTTTCGGACACCCAATAGGTGGCGCAAAGTGCAACGTTTTAGTccgaaaatttttaaaataaacagttTGGTCTTTTAGGACAACCAATAGGTGGCgttatatttaaagatttgtGTTTTATCCGAGAATTTAATAAATGCACCGTTTGGTGTTTTGGGAGACGTGCTACTAGATGGCGCTTTGTTCAACTAATTGGTTTTTATCGTCCTTAGCTATATAGCTAAGAATCTCAGCTATATAGCCAAATCTAGCTACTAAACGCACACCGTTTTTTTCGTCGTTTTCAACACATAAACGTATTCTACATGCACCTTTAATTTACCAACACTTGTTAGCTACTAGACGCACacttttgaaaaaattacGATTCGCCTACTACGATTAGAAAAATGAGCATTTTGGACAGTtgcagttttgcattcccagcttttcatatttcatacatttcccgattgttcctatggcagctatatgatatagttgtccgatttgcaTCAAATTCTTagcaaaattctagaacaataaaataggcttatatctcagagtagataaaaattcgGTGAAAAACAaccaagttttaatttttttcctactatattttacataatagtatttacaattattgttaattattattaatttcctttGACTAAAACTATAATATCCTTAATGGGGCTTAatcgttttaaatttattttttactatattatttcaagtatttatatttttcttattttttattttaatgttgattttttgttgataatttttatgaaaattaaagcttaaaaatatcataaagtaaaaaaagcgtcaaacaaatctgcatactacatttaattttataaaaaatcaaaatttctGTCTTATTCTCGGtatttttatcgatttttcTATCGATTGCCCTGGGCCGTTTTTTGGTGTTTACCGACACGTAAACCATTTCCAACACTAATTCGTGGCGTCACCCCAAAAATGGAAATTGCAAAGAAGTTGTGCATATACTTCAAGGACCTTCTGCAACGGCAGGAtcctaaaacaaaaaatgatgTCCAGACCGCGTTAATGGAGGCCGACAAGGCCTATATGGAACTAATGGACCGGTTGGAGGAACGGGCCAGGTCCAAACTGACATCCGGCGACCTAAAAAAGTTGATCCCCTCGCTCAGGATCAAAGCGTACGgcttgataaaaaaaaaagtatcgGCCTTGACGCTCCTGAGCGAGGGGTTGGATACGGATTCCAGCGCCAGCGGGATTTTGGACGCAGCAGAGATCGACATCGACGATATTCTTGCCAACGCCACCGAAGTCGAAGTTCTCGCCAACGTACCGGATAACGTGGAGAACGAATTGCGGGAGATGTTAGCGGACAGTTCGTCTTTGACGAGTCATTCAGATATGGATTCGTCCAAGGACTCCACCCAGGGACTGGATGATAGTGTGGAGGAGGCAGGACCAGCAGCAGGCGGGAAGAGACCGAAATTTGAATGCGCACGGTGCAAATTACCTTGCAAAACATCGTCAAGTTTATTTAGGCACAATGAAACGTGCGAAAAAACCGAATACCTATATAATTGCGAATGTGGCCGCCTGTTCGCCACCGCCCACCAGCTGAGGGGCATCAAAGGAGATGCCCGGAGAAAGAGAAGCCAATTATATCTTAATTAAAGTTGATTTGTCCTCCAGGTAACTATATTTATTGGAGTTTCTACTACTATTATAAAACACTAACTACGGTACGATTTTTCCTGCTTTATTTACTTATcagttaattaaaaagataGTATTTAAAAACTCACCCTCTTCTCCTATCAGTTTCCGCATCAATCCCATTGAATATCCAATATTAAAATACGAAGGCGACTGCGGTGAATCACTCACGATTTACGACTCGGATCACGCGAGTATTACCAAAACCACATCAGCTCCTTGGTGAACTCCACGGATCCGATGTAGGAGTCCGGTCGCAGCAGGATGTGCTCCAGCTGCGACTTCTTTTAGTACATCTGCTCGATGGACATGCCGCCGCTACCAGCTTCCATGATTATACTGCTGTTGTGACTTGGTTGCCTCTTCTGTGAAgatcaaaaaattaattagttgGTCAGCGAGGCAGACTATACGCAGTAATTTATGTGTACAATAGCCAGAAGAAGCGATAGAAGGAGGCTCGCAGGCTAGAACGATCGATCAAGCACAATACGAGGCTGATCAAGCGCCAAGCCGCCAAGCTGGATAAGCTCACCAAACACAATAGAAATATCTCACGCAGCACCGAGTCAGACAGTAAGTGTCGCGGACGCTAAAAtggttatataaataatataatgttaaataaatatattaaaataaatttataatttgtatatatgtatatatagattttatataataataaatggaGGAATCTTTCCaagtttaataattatttaacttttgctgatttaaaaaaatagtcCATTATTTTTAAGGCCATCAAAATtgagttaaaaataaaaaataataattccgCAAATTGTCGAGGCCGCATAACCTGGTCGACCTGTCGATCAACTGGCAACAATTTACGGGCTGGGCTTTTTTATATAGGGCCTGCCGAGGCTTCAGTGTGATCGCAACTTTCTACGAGATTTTTACCATTTTGGAGTGACCATCACCATCGCCATCaccattttattaaatttatttattcgactgtatttaatttaaaacatttatctAACACAATAATTCAAAACATAAAACGAAAACATATTCTTACAacatgtaatattttaaaaacacctACAAATACGCACAAATAGTTgtctagatttttttttaattgtcaATATCGACGGCCAAACATTGTAATCGATAGGTAGAATAAGTGTTGGAAGGAAATTCAAGTATTTCTTAAGTTATCCGATATTGTATGGATTTCTTGGCCCCATGAAGTATGGACACAATTcacaattaattaaagaccaaaaattttaataaaacactcagaaaaatacattaaatattcttttaataataataatgtaataGTTAAACTATtagtttattgttttgttaaggggttatccgggttttgaaacttaaacaaaatgcaattatttcaaacttttttatataatagtacaaagtgtccgaaaatttcaagtcgctcgaagcaaaactgtaggaatgggagaaatttaaagcccaGCGCGTCGTATGAGTTACAACTGGCAATTCGAAATTTGCGTCGTTTTTCTCGAAACCACTTTTTTGAAGTCGGTAGTCACGATTTCTCGAAAACTATTGCACCGATCGACTTCTGCTTTTGCACACTTCTTCAAGAtatggttttgtttttgttgaacgaagtattttttatatcttcatTTACAACTCATTTTATAAGccaaaatatggccaaaatgACGTAAAATATGAcactttttatataaaacgctaccaaaaattcaatttttaattaaaaacaagaaagaaagctaactttggccagccaaagtttgtatacccttgcaggcaacaattaaaatatatcataactaagccaaaaatgcattaatttcgattaaaaagcagttttgtgttagtttttattaatttaaaaaaactgcataccaaattaaaaattttaagaaatcaacatttttggccatttttgctaattttattgatgtaaccccttatcaaatttcgcaaaaatggccaaaaaatcgatttcttccggtcttgtctagaaagattcgcatgttaatgctgatcaagaatatatatggtttatggggtcggaaatgattccatgacttagaaaaatattattttgtattataaaatctgattttttatattaaaaaacttcttggttttttttttaaattaaaaatatcataactcggccaaaagaacattaattttaaatcggaaaactgttctgtgcaagattttctacagttaataaatctgcatacttcatttaaaaattttaaaaatttaattttttatcaaaatcaaaaattttaatgatgtaaccccttataaaattttgcaaaaatggccaaaaaatctatttcttccggacatgtctaaaAAGATTCCcctattgatgctgattaagaatatatatactttatagggtctccttcactgcgttgcaaacttctgactgaaattataataccctgcaagggtataaaaaatcaTACGTTCAAAGACAAGCCAGACACAATGACTAACAGAAAAActttggttttttgatttcctaTAAACATTGACGGAGATATCCTGCCTACCGCAAGCACAAATTTTCTTGTGGGGTTAAGTTCAAGCCTGCCTCaaccatatattttaatgtacaataaattaaatttgtaaaattgtcgtatgatcttttaaaaaagtcCATGAAAATAGGCCTTTTTTAGTGCTTCATAACCCCTTAAATGATCGCAAAATGACATAGGATATCCACAGAAATATCAGATGTATAAAACGTATTTagttatgaaaaataattagttttaattatgaaaaatctTCCATATCTTGACcagatttttaaagtttaccCCGAATTTTTAGCAGTGTAgaacacaaaaaattacacTCAATACAAAACTTAACTATCGGACAATCTATAACAATCACCTAACATTTTTCCAAtctctttttaattatttagtttgAGTGTCGCTGTTTAATTGGTTACCGAAcgagtgtgaccaaaaaaattaaggataaGTCATGAaacgccatgaaaatgtaccttttatggcgtttaaggcttctctttggtcacactggacagcggtttgtaaacaaatattcaaaaaaaatattgaaaaaatatttataaatatggcattaaaatgtcctttgtgggttaaattccatattatgggcttcgccttgacagcccctatcaatgccacttttttccttcaactttccctccattaggggtgtaaaaataaatcaaatgaattatttagacagcgcaaAATCAggtgtttactatcttgatctggcaacgccat
Above is a genomic segment from Drosophila kikkawai strain 14028-0561.14 chromosome 3R, DkikHiC1v2, whole genome shotgun sequence containing:
- the Jhbp1 gene encoding circadian clock-controlled protein daywake, which produces MLKSACLVIVLQALFLVQAETPAYIKQCRRDDPKLVDCFIGAIEHLKPYLANGIPEIQLPSVEPFKMDTLALQLTEGPQGYKITLKNMEAFGASNFQVKSLKLSDGNEPFKAKIVMPKLKIEAKYTSSGVLLILPASGGGDFHANFEGVSADLTGKTSRPAAKGGKYLHIDALSLVLDVKDVKMSISGAFNNNRILLEATNLFLRDNSQIVLEAMQAQLQKKLASEFGKLANQLLKNVPIEQFYVD